A single region of the Saprospiraceae bacterium genome encodes:
- a CDS encoding NADP-dependent malic enzyme produces MDKNSLKEEALHYHAKGRPGKIEVIPTKETANQRDLSLAYSPGVADPCLSIANDVNDVYKYTAKGNLVAVISNGTAVLGLGDIGPEASKPVMEGKGLLFKIYADIDCFDLELNTKNVDDFVKTVKILEPTFGGVNLEDISAPDCFEIEERLKAELNIPVMHDDQHGTAIISGAALLNALDLVGKDISKVKIVVNGAGASAISCTRIYVALGASKSNVFMYDSKGLIHPDRTNLDGKKPEFVNGNLPADTSLADSLIDADVFIGLSKGNVLNQEMIKPMAPNCIIFAMANPTPEISYEDAKAARPDCIMATGRSDYPNQVNNVLGFPFIFRGALDVRASEINEEMKLAAVYALADLAKKPVPDIVNMAYSLTNLKFNKDYIIPKPVDPRLITTVAPAVAKAAMDSGVAKFPITDWDKYELELSKRLGHDRTLSKVIETKARQSIKRVVFADAENVSVLKAAQVVLEEKIAMPILLGNREKVRQMMEEYDITLANVQIIDPKNPIDGGEANLIKHYAQELYEKRKRKGMTAQEAANSMRGRSYYGAMMVEKGAADAMIGGLTNKYPNTIRPALQIIGPKAGVKKVASIHILMTRFGPLFLADTTINHHLSPEDIADITELVVEQVKTFNIEPKVALITYSNFGSVPNGESALLMRRATAILHERQPDLIVDGEMQAHLAFNEDLLKHLYPFSKLAGHRANTLIFPNLSSANIAYNLLSNVSEMDIIGPVLLGLKKPVHILQLGASVRQIVDMVGIAAVHAQEREGRKQG; encoded by the coding sequence ATGGACAAGAATTCATTAAAAGAAGAAGCCCTACACTACCACGCCAAAGGTCGCCCTGGTAAAATTGAAGTGATTCCAACCAAGGAAACGGCCAACCAGAGGGATTTATCACTGGCTTACTCACCAGGTGTTGCAGATCCCTGCCTCTCTATCGCCAATGATGTCAATGATGTATATAAATATACGGCCAAGGGCAACCTCGTCGCTGTGATTAGTAATGGCACGGCGGTTTTGGGCTTGGGCGATATTGGCCCAGAGGCTAGCAAGCCCGTCATGGAAGGAAAGGGCCTGTTGTTTAAGATTTATGCGGATATTGATTGTTTTGATCTAGAGTTGAACACCAAAAATGTGGATGACTTCGTCAAAACGGTCAAGATTCTTGAGCCGACCTTTGGCGGTGTCAACTTGGAGGACATTTCGGCGCCGGATTGCTTTGAAATTGAGGAAAGACTCAAAGCAGAACTGAATATCCCCGTCATGCATGATGATCAGCATGGAACGGCGATTATCAGCGGGGCAGCCTTGTTGAATGCATTGGATTTGGTGGGCAAGGATATTAGTAAGGTGAAAATCGTGGTAAATGGCGCCGGTGCATCTGCTATTTCTTGTACCCGCATATATGTTGCCTTGGGGGCTAGCAAATCGAATGTTTTTATGTACGATAGCAAGGGCTTAATTCACCCTGATCGCACCAACCTGGATGGAAAAAAACCGGAGTTTGTAAATGGAAATTTGCCCGCAGATACTTCGCTTGCCGATAGTTTAATCGATGCCGATGTCTTCATCGGTCTGTCCAAGGGAAATGTATTGAACCAGGAGATGATCAAACCGATGGCTCCCAATTGCATCATTTTTGCGATGGCTAACCCAACACCGGAGATTAGTTATGAGGATGCAAAGGCGGCTCGGCCCGACTGCATTATGGCCACTGGCCGCTCTGATTATCCCAATCAGGTGAACAATGTGCTTGGTTTTCCCTTTATTTTCCGGGGAGCGCTGGATGTCCGGGCTTCCGAGATCAATGAGGAAATGAAGCTCGCCGCCGTCTATGCCCTGGCGGACCTGGCGAAAAAGCCGGTGCCTGATATTGTGAATATGGCTTATAGCCTCACCAATTTGAAATTTAACAAAGATTATATTATTCCCAAACCCGTGGACCCGCGTCTCATAACGACGGTCGCACCTGCGGTGGCAAAAGCGGCGATGGATAGTGGGGTTGCGAAGTTTCCCATCACCGATTGGGACAAATATGAATTGGAATTGTCCAAACGCCTGGGGCATGATCGCACCTTATCCAAAGTAATAGAAACAAAGGCTCGACAGTCGATCAAGCGAGTTGTTTTTGCCGATGCGGAAAATGTTTCGGTATTGAAAGCAGCCCAAGTGGTGTTGGAGGAGAAAATTGCCATGCCGATCTTGCTGGGTAATCGGGAGAAGGTGCGCCAAATGATGGAAGAGTACGATATAACGCTAGCAAATGTACAAATCATAGATCCCAAAAATCCGATCGATGGTGGAGAAGCCAATTTGATAAAACACTATGCCCAGGAATTGTACGAAAAACGCAAAAGAAAGGGAATGACTGCCCAGGAAGCAGCAAATTCGATGCGTGGACGCAGTTATTACGGTGCCATGATGGTTGAAAAAGGCGCTGCCGATGCGATGATCGGAGGACTGACCAATAAATACCCCAATACGATACGACCTGCCCTACAAATCATTGGGCCGAAAGCAGGCGTAAAAAAAGTGGCGAGTATTCATATCCTGATGACCCGATTTGGACCACTTTTTCTGGCAGATACCACGATTAACCATCACTTGAGTCCGGAAGATATAGCCGATATTACAGAATTGGTGGTGGAGCAGGTCAAAACCTTCAACATTGAGCCCAAGGTAGCTTTGATTACCTATTCGAATTTCGGCTCGGTCCCCAATGGCGAATCGGCACTGCTGATGCGTCGGGCAACGGCCATCCTCCACGAGCGGCAACCGGACCTGATCGTAGATGGGGAAATGCAAGCGCATCTGGCCTTTAATGAGGATTTGCTTAAGCATTTATATCCTTTTTCCAAACTGGCCGGCCACCGTGCGAATACCTTGATTTTTCCCAATCTTTCTTCTGCTAATATTGCTTATAATTTATTGAGTAATGTCTCAGAAATGGACATCATTGGGCCAGTGCTCTTAGGTTTGAAAAAACCGGTGCATATTCTACAGCTTGGCGCCAGCGTTCGCCAGATTGTGGATATGGTGGGGATTGCGGCAGTGCATGCACAAGAACGGGAGGGTAGGAAGCAAGGTTAG
- a CDS encoding triple tyrosine motif-containing protein translates to MRNLLINKSWYFIIFCLWQGMCYATAVPQVINFDKSTYQAHSQNWSICQGANGFIYAGNSSGLLEFDGQHWALYTLPEKQKVRAVASINNGQIFTGAYGEFGYWEEAETGELRYKSLSESAGIESTKTEEIWHILIKDSLVFFQSFGTIYKYNIHSGLVTEIRPPSNILFAQLVGDDIIVPGINGTIYQWSPTTGYRLLEGFDSLADKRISFLMPFNEGMLIGTKLQGLFWYKNGQCLPFDHPLNEALKRYEINFGKLMSDGRMAIGTILNGIYFLDKNGQQLYHINKGRGLQNNTVLHLFEDHEHNLWAGLDSGIDLLILNKSFVYFRDNTGELGTVYAATLFEGHLYIGTNHGVFFQQAKATNDAFQLIEGSQGQTWELKVIDDQLICGHNLGTFIIQDKQFMPISDVTGGWSTLALSDRYLLQGTYTGLVLLGKKKGDKWQFLWRITGLNEPIEKIIQEDAHTFWLLHPYRGLKRVQLDSAFTQIVASQNFTSKEGLPTEFNLDLYKINHDIIIKSGDKYLTWTGQQLQDCAGIYQVPINQADELLEGQGDHWFKTENGQLEWWYKNQLQQKIRTNLVPGGTRILSIDQTRYLLCLEDSYIILEQNDSFHTESYMAPQIKRIEKSNYPINVSIPRTAQQVMIKPNWNNLKFTFANPVFTQKVLFRYRLEPVYPKWSNWSDATVKEFTNLPKGTYTFELQSNVTELSTTFTFMILPKWYETSLATLGFVVLLIGLLVTLWQWHERRMRRQERRLEIEKDRQLHQHRIQARNERLQIALDNKRREIANSTFNLVQKNEILLQIKERLSEMKKEKGAAFSSQQYHSIIQLINEQLHSRQDWELFERNFNEVHEDFFRRLKIQHPSLTPGDLKVAAYLRMNLSSKEIAPLLFITIRGVENKRYRLRKKIGLPNEDNLTAYLITF, encoded by the coding sequence ATGAGGAATCTTTTAATAAACAAATCCTGGTATTTTATCATCTTTTGCCTTTGGCAAGGAATGTGCTATGCCACGGCAGTTCCTCAGGTGATCAATTTTGATAAATCAACCTACCAGGCCCATAGCCAAAACTGGTCCATCTGCCAAGGTGCGAATGGTTTTATTTATGCTGGTAACTCTTCGGGTTTATTGGAATTCGATGGCCAACATTGGGCACTGTATACCTTGCCCGAGAAACAAAAGGTTCGTGCGGTAGCCAGCATCAACAATGGACAGATTTTTACGGGTGCTTATGGCGAATTCGGGTATTGGGAAGAAGCAGAAACCGGAGAGCTCAGGTATAAATCTCTAAGTGAATCTGCAGGTATTGAAAGTACTAAAACGGAAGAGATTTGGCATATTTTGATCAAAGACTCCCTAGTCTTTTTCCAATCCTTTGGCACAATCTATAAATACAATATACACAGCGGCCTGGTGACAGAAATCAGGCCACCTTCCAATATCCTGTTTGCCCAATTAGTGGGTGATGACATCATTGTTCCGGGGATCAATGGCACCATTTATCAATGGTCACCAACAACAGGTTACCGGCTGTTGGAGGGATTCGATAGCTTGGCCGATAAACGCATTAGTTTCCTGATGCCCTTCAATGAAGGTATGCTGATTGGCACCAAATTACAAGGACTATTTTGGTACAAAAACGGCCAATGCCTTCCTTTTGATCACCCCTTAAACGAGGCCCTCAAACGTTATGAGATCAATTTCGGCAAGTTGATGTCCGATGGACGTATGGCTATTGGCACCATCCTGAATGGCATTTATTTTCTAGATAAAAACGGACAGCAGCTTTACCATATCAATAAGGGTCGGGGATTGCAAAACAATACGGTCCTCCACTTATTTGAAGACCATGAACATAACCTTTGGGCTGGCCTGGATAGTGGTATAGATTTATTGATCCTCAATAAAAGTTTTGTCTATTTTAGAGATAATACCGGGGAACTTGGGACCGTCTATGCAGCTACTTTATTTGAAGGTCATTTATACATTGGAACGAATCATGGTGTATTTTTCCAACAGGCCAAAGCTACTAATGACGCATTCCAGCTCATCGAAGGGTCACAGGGGCAAACCTGGGAGCTAAAGGTAATCGACGATCAATTGATTTGTGGTCATAATCTAGGTACCTTTATTATTCAGGATAAACAATTTATGCCCATCAGCGATGTAACTGGAGGATGGTCGACCTTAGCACTTTCAGACCGCTATTTATTACAGGGAACCTACACTGGATTGGTGCTTTTAGGAAAAAAAAAGGGGGATAAATGGCAATTTTTGTGGCGGATCACAGGCCTAAATGAACCCATCGAAAAAATAATCCAGGAAGATGCCCATACTTTTTGGTTGCTTCATCCTTACCGTGGACTAAAAAGGGTCCAATTGGATTCCGCCTTTACCCAAATCGTTGCTTCTCAAAATTTCACCTCAAAGGAAGGCTTACCAACTGAGTTCAATTTGGACTTGTATAAAATCAACCACGATATTATCATAAAATCGGGAGACAAGTACCTAACTTGGACAGGCCAACAACTGCAGGATTGTGCAGGCATTTATCAGGTGCCTATTAATCAGGCAGATGAACTCCTGGAAGGCCAAGGCGACCATTGGTTTAAAACCGAAAATGGGCAATTGGAGTGGTGGTACAAAAACCAGCTCCAGCAAAAAATACGAACCAACCTCGTACCTGGGGGGACCAGGATATTATCAATTGATCAAACCCGGTATTTACTCTGCTTAGAGGATAGTTATATCATCCTAGAACAAAATGATTCCTTTCATACAGAAAGCTATATGGCTCCCCAGATCAAAAGAATTGAAAAATCCAATTACCCCATTAATGTCAGCATTCCCAGAACAGCCCAACAGGTGATGATCAAGCCGAATTGGAATAACCTGAAATTTACCTTTGCCAATCCCGTTTTTACGCAAAAAGTACTGTTTCGCTATCGCCTGGAGCCTGTTTATCCTAAGTGGTCAAATTGGAGTGATGCCACTGTAAAGGAATTCACCAACCTTCCCAAAGGCACCTATACCTTTGAGCTCCAATCTAATGTAACAGAATTGAGCACCACCTTTACCTTTATGATCCTCCCCAAATGGTACGAGACAAGCCTGGCCACCCTGGGTTTCGTCGTCTTGCTAATTGGCCTTTTAGTGACCTTATGGCAATGGCATGAACGCCGCATGCGCAGACAAGAAAGGCGACTAGAAATAGAAAAGGATAGGCAGCTACACCAACATCGCATACAAGCCCGAAATGAGCGCCTGCAAATAGCCCTTGATAACAAGCGCAGAGAAATAGCCAACTCAACCTTCAACCTCGTACAAAAAAACGAAATTTTACTTCAGATCAAGGAACGACTTTCTGAGATGAAAAAAGAAAAAGGTGCAGCATTTTCCAGCCAACAATACCATAGTATCATCCAGTTGATTAACGAACAACTGCATAGTCGCCAAGATTGGGAACTGTTCGAACGAAACTTTAATGAGGTCCATGAAGACTTCTTCCGCAGGTTAAAAATCCAACACCCTTCACTTACGCCCGGTGACCTCAAAGTAGCTGCTTACCTTCGCATGAATTTATCCTCTAAGGAAATTGCCCCTCTTTTGTTTATTACCATCCGTGGCGTAGAAAATAAACGCTATCGTTTAAGGAAAAAGATTGGACTCCCTAATGAAGACAACCTCACAGCGTACTTAATTACCTTTTGA
- a CDS encoding glucoamylase family protein: MELRFFSNFYFENKTIDLQFMQESLRPIICLLFFTLIHQMVFAQLAAPTGLVVKAYDSHVELQWEPNAEPTLRNYKIYVSEDGGQQFELLKKINASNTDYIHFIGRQNAEHFYKITAEDNTLNESPFSSTIGATTFEMTDEALQTMVQEYTFRYFWDFAHPVSGLARERNTTSTVTSGGSGFGIMAILVGIERAFITREQGLERLLKIVNFLERADRFHGVFPHWMNGATGKTIPFSALDNGGDLVETAFLIQGLLTARAYFSEDSAEAETLRQKITAIWEAVEWDWYLQNNVLLWHWSPNNGFAINLKIRGYNEALIIYLLAIASPTHPIPAQTYHSGWASNNYLNGTTFFGITLDIGPLRGGPLFFAHYSFLGFDPREKKDAYTNYFIHNRNHTLLNRAYCAFNTGNYLGYSDVCWGLTASDDPFGYSAHEASPGRDNGTLTPTAALSSMPYTPEESMAALKHFYRVLGDRLWGKYGFYDAFNLSQNWFASSYLAIDQGPIIGMIENHRTGLLWNHFMENPEIQPALDAIGFVPDSTDIIIATETLAKPSPSFQVIPNPARQFIQIQTSAEWTQFQLFNFNGAWIKTWDTNLGYQPSLPIGNLPNGVYLLKGKTKTQQLVSQKIIIQH; the protein is encoded by the coding sequence ATGGAATTGCGTTTTTTTTCAAATTTTTATTTTGAAAACAAAACTATCGACTTACAATTTATGCAAGAATCCTTACGCCCAATAATTTGTCTGCTTTTTTTTACCCTGATTCATCAAATGGTCTTTGCTCAACTGGCTGCACCTACTGGCTTGGTTGTCAAGGCTTATGATAGCCATGTTGAGTTACAATGGGAACCCAATGCGGAGCCTACGCTTCGGAACTACAAAATTTATGTCTCCGAAGATGGAGGGCAACAGTTTGAACTTTTGAAAAAAATCAACGCTAGTAATACCGATTATATTCATTTCATTGGCCGCCAAAATGCAGAGCATTTCTACAAAATCACCGCAGAGGATAATACCCTGAATGAAAGCCCTTTTTCGAGTACCATCGGTGCCACTACCTTTGAAATGACGGACGAGGCCCTACAAACCATGGTTCAGGAATATACCTTTCGCTATTTCTGGGATTTTGCGCATCCGGTATCTGGCCTGGCCAGAGAACGCAATACGACTAGCACGGTTACTTCCGGTGGCTCAGGTTTTGGGATCATGGCTATTCTTGTGGGCATTGAAAGGGCTTTTATTACCAGAGAACAAGGACTCGAACGCTTACTCAAAATCGTCAACTTTCTGGAAAGAGCAGATCGTTTTCACGGCGTTTTTCCACACTGGATGAATGGCGCAACTGGCAAAACGATTCCTTTTAGTGCCCTGGACAATGGCGGAGACTTGGTGGAAACGGCCTTCCTCATCCAAGGACTATTGACCGCCAGAGCCTATTTTAGCGAGGACAGCGCCGAAGCGGAGACCCTCCGCCAAAAAATAACAGCCATCTGGGAAGCGGTAGAATGGGATTGGTACTTGCAAAACAATGTATTGCTTTGGCATTGGTCGCCCAATAATGGATTTGCTATTAACCTCAAGATTCGGGGATACAACGAAGCCTTAATCATTTACCTCCTGGCCATTGCCTCTCCCACCCACCCTATTCCTGCTCAAACCTATCATTCGGGTTGGGCTAGCAATAATTACCTCAATGGCACTACTTTTTTTGGCATTACCCTCGACATTGGCCCCCTGAGAGGTGGCCCCCTCTTTTTTGCGCACTATTCTTTCCTGGGTTTTGATCCAAGAGAAAAAAAAGATGCCTATACCAATTACTTTATTCACAATCGGAATCATACCCTGCTCAACCGAGCCTATTGCGCCTTTAATACCGGCAATTACCTTGGCTATAGCGATGTTTGTTGGGGGCTCACTGCGAGTGATGATCCCTTTGGCTACTCGGCCCATGAGGCCTCACCCGGTCGCGACAATGGCACCTTGACCCCCACGGCAGCCCTTTCCTCCATGCCATATACCCCGGAGGAATCCATGGCAGCCCTCAAGCATTTTTACCGAGTGCTAGGCGATCGACTCTGGGGCAAATATGGCTTTTATGATGCTTTTAACCTTTCCCAGAATTGGTTTGCCAGTTCTTACCTGGCCATTGATCAGGGGCCCATTATCGGCATGATAGAGAACCACCGAACCGGCTTGCTTTGGAACCATTTCATGGAAAACCCAGAAATACAGCCAGCCTTGGATGCTATTGGTTTTGTACCTGATTCAACGGATATTATTATCGCTACAGAAACATTGGCCAAACCCTCACCCTCTTTTCAGGTGATTCCGAATCCTGCCAGGCAATTTATTCAAATCCAAACTTCTGCTGAATGGACACAATTTCAACTATTTAACTTCAATGGAGCGTGGATAAAAACCTGGGATACCAACCTGGGATACCAGCCCTCCCTTCCCATTGGAAATTTACCCAATGGCGTTTACCTATTAAAAGGTAAAACGAAAACCCAACAGTTAGTAAGTCAGAAAATTATTATTCAACACTAG
- a CDS encoding T9SS type A sorting domain-containing protein yields the protein MMRNYLLILLFMCCTMTITYGQVVVLEDFENGAALPWNGSFGDGVFTVVENPAIADTLNDPLMINRSDSCGSYMKEEGKSFSLLIAVMDTPMDLTTMNKFKIQVNAPVASSFLFKLEGTGEAMEIRKNIAVTNKWIEYTFDFSAAASFTTINKIIIFFDPGNGPSSDTYLFDNITVEAADECAGTVPDPSIFDDFECQRNTTYGNPGYLDIVPVDNPDPSGINTSAKVGKYTDTGGSFHALVMNNGGPIDLNTKNVVKLKVWAPVAGRLLVKLEAGGSPAIERDAQVETLNTWVEYSIDFSDQAGASHNSLVVFFNAGQTPGANDVYYVDDIRWEEAPSGASIEDFEGGAKLFWEPLSGNNALHGTFSVITNPDQSGVNTTADIGSYTKGTSNFSTLTGLLLNGLDLSTFSQLNLQVWAPAGATEVTMQLQSPTQGTKEVTRAITATETWIDLNFNFDEFSTITDFQQVNLLFDPGTPSSNTYYFDNLSQGTGTVDPCEGVEPVANLIDDFACQRNVPITGGANRLEVVNNPVPGGLKPDPLDKVGKYTDPMDQFSALVFNYGEKIDLSINNQLAIKIWSPKIVPLGFKLEGGSSAAVEKVVDVTATEGWVEYVVDFSDQAMEDHQRVVIFFNFAQVSDVEDVYYVDDVAWRRLPLDGCIADFENPDFSPTTWGYFANGSGDGTEFAILPNPDKSGINTSDNVGFFFESSDATQNFAGMFTDPAAPMTLPIDNKTVRMKVWMDAAARIAVKLERGINTPNSGDVFAEYTTPGQWQELTWDYTAVLEDKALHQRLTLIFNFDAVPSEDKTYYFDDIVIGNETCNLVGLFTPIKVEQLNISPNPAIDQLWVNNTQDASFFIIHDMMGRPLGSTQINGQEKVQLDISTLGQGIYLLTAYNRKGELIANARFVKQ from the coding sequence ATGATGCGAAATTATTTACTCATCCTCCTTTTTATGTGCTGTACAATGACCATTACCTATGGACAGGTAGTCGTCTTAGAAGATTTTGAAAATGGAGCTGCGCTCCCATGGAATGGTAGCTTCGGCGATGGCGTGTTCACCGTTGTTGAAAACCCCGCCATTGCAGACACCCTCAACGATCCATTGATGATCAACCGCAGTGATAGCTGTGGTTCCTACATGAAGGAAGAAGGCAAAAGCTTCAGCTTGTTGATTGCGGTCATGGATACACCTATGGATCTAACCACCATGAACAAGTTCAAAATTCAGGTCAATGCCCCCGTTGCCAGTTCTTTTTTGTTCAAACTGGAAGGAACGGGCGAGGCCATGGAAATTCGAAAAAACATTGCGGTTACTAACAAGTGGATTGAGTACACTTTTGATTTTAGTGCTGCTGCAAGTTTTACAACCATTAACAAGATCATCATCTTTTTTGATCCAGGTAATGGCCCAAGTAGCGACACTTATTTATTTGATAACATCACGGTAGAGGCTGCAGACGAATGTGCTGGAACGGTACCTGATCCTAGCATTTTCGATGACTTTGAATGCCAACGAAATACCACCTATGGCAATCCCGGTTACCTTGATATTGTGCCTGTAGATAATCCTGACCCTTCCGGCATTAACACCAGTGCAAAAGTGGGGAAATACACCGATACGGGTGGATCCTTCCATGCCCTGGTCATGAATAATGGCGGGCCGATCGACCTGAATACTAAAAATGTCGTAAAACTTAAAGTCTGGGCACCTGTAGCTGGTCGTTTGCTCGTCAAGTTAGAAGCAGGAGGTTCTCCAGCGATTGAAAGAGATGCGCAGGTAGAAACCCTGAATACTTGGGTGGAATATTCCATCGACTTTAGTGATCAGGCGGGTGCCAGTCACAATTCCCTCGTCGTTTTCTTCAATGCTGGCCAGACACCTGGCGCGAATGATGTTTATTACGTTGATGATATCCGTTGGGAAGAGGCGCCCTCTGGTGCTAGCATAGAGGATTTTGAAGGAGGTGCCAAGTTATTCTGGGAGCCACTCAGCGGCAATAATGCCCTACATGGTACGTTCTCTGTTATTACCAACCCAGATCAATCAGGTGTGAATACCACCGCAGATATTGGTTCTTATACCAAAGGTACGTCCAACTTCAGTACGCTCACCGGTCTATTGTTGAATGGACTGGACCTCTCCACCTTCTCGCAGCTTAACCTCCAAGTATGGGCCCCTGCGGGCGCTACCGAGGTGACGATGCAACTACAGAGCCCGACCCAAGGCACCAAGGAAGTTACCCGAGCGATCACCGCAACAGAGACTTGGATCGATCTGAATTTTAATTTTGACGAATTCTCCACAATTACAGACTTTCAGCAGGTCAATCTTTTATTTGATCCTGGTACACCTTCCAGTAATACCTACTACTTTGACAACCTGTCGCAGGGTACTGGCACCGTCGATCCTTGTGAAGGGGTCGAACCAGTCGCCAACCTCATCGATGACTTTGCCTGCCAACGCAATGTGCCCATTACAGGAGGCGCTAATAGACTAGAAGTCGTTAACAATCCTGTTCCTGGAGGGCTTAAGCCTGATCCTTTGGATAAGGTGGGAAAATATACCGATCCGATGGACCAATTTTCTGCCTTAGTATTCAACTATGGCGAGAAGATTGATTTATCTATCAACAACCAATTGGCCATTAAAATATGGTCACCTAAGATTGTTCCACTTGGTTTCAAATTAGAAGGTGGCAGTAGCGCTGCAGTGGAAAAAGTAGTTGATGTAACGGCAACGGAAGGATGGGTAGAATATGTGGTTGACTTCAGCGACCAAGCCATGGAAGACCATCAGCGGGTGGTTATTTTCTTTAATTTTGCCCAGGTATCTGATGTAGAAGATGTTTATTATGTTGATGATGTAGCTTGGAGAAGATTGCCTTTAGACGGATGTATCGCTGATTTTGAAAACCCTGACTTTTCTCCTACTACTTGGGGATATTTTGCTAATGGTTCAGGCGACGGAACGGAATTCGCTATTCTTCCTAATCCAGATAAAAGTGGCATTAATACCAGTGATAATGTAGGCTTTTTCTTCGAATCCAGCGATGCTACCCAAAATTTTGCGGGTATGTTTACCGATCCTGCTGCACCAATGACCCTACCGATCGATAATAAGACGGTACGTATGAAAGTGTGGATGGACGCCGCCGCCAGAATTGCTGTTAAATTAGAAAGGGGAATCAATACGCCTAACTCAGGTGATGTCTTTGCCGAATATACAACACCCGGCCAATGGCAAGAATTGACCTGGGATTATACCGCCGTTCTAGAGGATAAAGCCCTGCATCAACGCCTTACCCTGATTTTCAATTTTGATGCCGTACCATCTGAGGATAAAACTTATTACTTCGATGATATTGTGATCGGAAATGAAACCTGTAATTTAGTTGGTCTATTTACCCCTATCAAGGTTGAGCAACTTAATATCAGTCCAAATCCTGCCATTGACCAGCTTTGGGTGAATAATACGCAGGATGCCTCCTTTTTTATCATCCACGACATGATGGGCCGTCCTTTGGGCAGTACACAGATCAATGGACAAGAAAAGGTTCAACTTGATATTAGTACCCTCGGCCAAGGCATTTATTTGCTCACGGCATACAATCGCAAAGGTGAACTCATTGCCAATGCCCGTTTTGTGAAACAATAG
- a CDS encoding glucoamylase family protein, with translation MKYLPLSFGLSLCLLFACTNNTISKETPPAIVNPGFSLDELQLRTFNWFWELADSNNYQILDRYPSRTFSSIAATGFGLTSYLVGIERKFISRAQAAERVLKTLKVLHSLPQGPEAEGVSGHKGLFYHFLTLDKAQRYKQVELSTIDTGLLMAGVLSVMSYFDQDTDQEKDIRDLADALYRRVEWDWALNENNRLSMGWHPEKGYISAEWKGYNEAIILLIMAIGSPTHPIPADAWAKWCETYQWATFQGQEHLNFSPLFGHQYSHMYIDFQGIQDPYMREKGIDYFENARRATYANRQYCIENPMGFTGYGENQWGLTASDGPRGEPRKAMVGQKEVQFRTYWARGASSLHINDDGTIAPTAAGGSVPFAPEICIPALKFMWDQHYDKLVGPYGFKDAFNLTYTFSEGNEAGWFDYDYLGIDQGPILIQIENHRSKLIWEVMKKNPYIVAGLKKAGFTGGWLEKTTSPH, from the coding sequence ATGAAATATTTGCCCTTAAGCTTTGGGTTAAGCCTGTGTTTGCTTTTTGCCTGTACAAATAATACCATTTCAAAAGAAACACCACCTGCTATCGTTAACCCAGGCTTCAGCTTGGATGAATTACAACTGCGCACGTTTAATTGGTTCTGGGAACTAGCTGATTCCAACAATTACCAAATACTCGATCGATACCCTAGTCGTACTTTTTCAAGTATTGCCGCAACCGGATTCGGCCTGACCAGTTATTTAGTTGGTATAGAACGAAAGTTTATTAGCAGAGCACAAGCGGCCGAAAGGGTGTTGAAGACCTTAAAAGTATTGCACAGTCTGCCTCAAGGACCTGAAGCAGAAGGCGTAAGCGGCCACAAAGGCTTATTTTATCACTTCCTGACACTCGATAAAGCACAACGATACAAACAAGTGGAATTATCCACCATCGATACCGGTTTACTGATGGCAGGTGTGCTCAGCGTCATGAGTTACTTCGACCAAGATACCGACCAAGAAAAGGACATCAGAGATCTGGCCGATGCCTTGTACCGCAGGGTTGAATGGGATTGGGCACTCAATGAGAACAATCGCCTTTCTATGGGATGGCACCCAGAAAAAGGCTATATTTCTGCAGAATGGAAAGGCTATAATGAAGCCATAATCCTTTTGATAATGGCTATCGGCTCTCCCACCCACCCCATTCCGGCTGACGCTTGGGCTAAATGGTGCGAGACCTATCAATGGGCCACCTTTCAGGGCCAGGAACACCTCAACTTCAGTCCCTTGTTTGGCCACCAATACAGCCACATGTATATTGACTTCCAAGGAATCCAAGACCCTTACATGCGTGAAAAAGGGATCGATTATTTTGAAAACGCCAGAAGAGCAACCTATGCCAATCGGCAATACTGTATCGAAAATCCAATGGGGTTCACAGGCTATGGCGAAAACCAGTGGGGCCTTACCGCCTCCGATGGGCCCCGAGGAGAACCTCGAAAAGCAATGGTCGGCCAAAAGGAAGTCCAGTTTAGGACCTACTGGGCCAGAGGAGCATCTAGCCTGCACATAAATGACGATGGCACCATTGCACCTACCGCCGCCGGAGGCTCCGTTCCCTTTGCCCCAGAGATTTGCATCCCCGCTCTAAAATTCATGTGGGACCAACACTATGACAAACTGGTTGGTCCATACGGTTTTAAGGACGCCTTTAACCTCACATATACCTTTAGTGAAGGAAATGAAGCCGGCTGGTTCGACTATGACTACCTCGGCATCGACCAAGGCCCCATTTTAATCCAAATCGAAAACCATCGCTCTAAATTGATCTGGGAAGTCATGAAGAAAAACCCCTACATCGTCGCCGGCCTAAAAAAAGCCGGATTCACCGGTGGCTGGCTGGAAAAGACCACCAGCCCCCATTGA